The following nucleotide sequence is from Paracrocinitomix mangrovi.
AAAGATTTTGTTTTAGGAATCAAACTGGTTCGTGGCGCTTACATGGAAAAAGAAGGTCAACGGGCCATGGATAAAGGTTATCCTACACCTATACAAAAAGACAAAGCAACAACAGATTTGGACTTTAATGCCGCTTTAAAATTCATGTGTGAGAACTTAGATCGCGTATGGTTTTGCGCAGGAACTCATAATGAGTACAGTTCAAAATATCTAACTGATTTGATGTCTGAAATGGGGATTGATAAAAGTGATAAACGCATTTATTTCGCTCAGCTTTTAGGAATGAGTGACCACATTTCATACAACCTTGCACATAGCGGATATAATGTTGCTAAATACGTTCCTTACGGTCCTGTTAAAAAGGTAATGCCTTATTTAGTAAGACGTGCACAAGAAAATACTTCAGTTGCAGGTCAAACAGGTAGAGAGCTAGCCCTAATCATCCGTGAAAGAAATCGCAGAAAAGGAAAAGAAGAGTATCAGCCGGTTGGGTAACTGGAGGTATGAGTGATAAAGGTCTGTACTGAGCCTAGTCGAAGTGAGAAAGTGAATTTAAGGTTAGTATTGATCCTGTTAGAATTGAGGGATGATGCAAGACTTGTTCAATCAGGCGGGCCCTACTGAATTCGAACCAATATTTTTAGGTTGGTTAAAATGTCTGGAGTGATTTATTTATTTTAGTCAAGATTTGATTACCCAAAACAAAATATCTGACTACCGCTACTTCTTCAATGGTATGGAGAAAGACAATGAAGTCTCAGGAAATGGGAATTCTTATGACTTTGGTGCAAAGCTGTATAATCCTAGAGTTGGAAGGTGGTTGAGTAGGGATCCAATGGAAAAAAAATATGCAGGAATAAGTCCATACATATTTGCTGCTAGTAATCCAGTATTTTATATTGATTTTGATGGACGGGACATTGTTCCTAGTCATACGATTACCTATACTCATCATGTAGGAGAAACCAAAATAGAAAGTATTCATGATCTTGGAGAAACAGGGGTTCAATCATTTAAATTTACAGCTGGAAAAAACGGGAAAGTTGGGACTTTGGAGGTGAATATTGGAATTAAGTTAAACTGGAATTTTAAGGGGAATTATAACCCTGAAGAAGTGCCAGATTTGGAAAATGATTTTAATAAATCAAATCCTGGACTTCACACTGCAGTAAAAACTCATGAATTAAATCATTTATCTAACCTAAGATATGCCTTAATGAGAAAAGATTATTCATTTAAACTACCAAATGGAACTAAAATAAAAGGAGCTTTGGATCAAGTGTTTCAGGATTTTTATGATTATCAGATTTCAGAAAGAAGTAATTACATAGATTTTTTAAATGAAGAAATTAAAAATGGTAAACTTGATAAAAAAACTGCTCTAGAAAAATTAGAAGTATATATAAATAAACAAAATGATAGATTATAAATCTTTTTCTGTAGATATGGCTGGTCAAATTCATTCAAAATCTAATGAAAACTGGGAGTCAAAAACAACTGTAAAAGAAAATGGAGATGTTTTGGAAGGAGAAGAAGCAGAAACAATAGATTGTACAATCGAAGAGTTAAATAACAAAGGTGATAAACAAGCAGCCCAATATCAAAAAGGTAAAAAGTAAATGGAGTTTCCAATCAATAAGGTTAAAATTTGTACAGTTATACTGTTATTGTTTGTATCCTGTAGAGGTTCTCAAACAAAAACAAGATTAATATCGGAGGAAAATTTTGAAGATAGTTTAAATGTTGATGTCAGTAACAATGAAGAAAACATTTTGAAGTTTACCAAACCTTTTGTTGATTCTTTAAATAAAC
It contains:
- a CDS encoding RHS repeat domain-containing protein, which gives rise to MITQNKISDYRYFFNGMEKDNEVSGNGNSYDFGAKLYNPRVGRWLSRDPMEKKYAGISPYIFAASNPVFYIDFDGRDIVPSHTITYTHHVGETKIESIHDLGETGVQSFKFTAGKNGKVGTLEVNIGIKLNWNFKGNYNPEEVPDLENDFNKSNPGLHTAVKTHELNHLSNLRYALMRKDYSFKLPNGTKIKGALDQVFQDFYDYQISERSNYIDFLNEEIKNGKLDKKTALEKLEVYINKQNDRL